In Apis cerana isolate GH-2021 linkage group LG5, AcerK_1.0, whole genome shotgun sequence, a single genomic region encodes these proteins:
- the LOC107997861 gene encoding EF-hand domain-containing family member C2-like isoform X1, translating into MQQNAQLPCLPGFNFDTNIGRTNFCRNQFFTKIHDGIYYLSEKFDKTDPVRFPSIYARGEAHELPSWIAYDGQRLMFKAFFQESVHERNTAYQVRVVNISFFLEDGTMKISEPSVINSGLEQGVLLRRQRIPMPDPVRYRFYDIIDLNIGKEPEIFGRVYKIVDCDKFTRQFLNRMGIPVPDPIEIPKDPHMELHKQERFPKNPKRTVDTLGDFLKYDRQVLRFYGYWDDTDSLYGIVHDLEIHYFLCDNTMEIKENVPENSGRDTGLMFLRRMKVPKFFSELDPIGTNDLFSVLNVLGEDMIHGYYTIDPLNTGKINREYYKENELSIGAKINVFGKKIIITDMDAFTKEFYRKKYGLNEFTPMERPRKRDEICIKMEKYIPPYNGFGSYEDSLGNCFAMIPQPPKKDIIKFLHFDKQGFDSHVLRFRAKMISNIPENEDRIFIIRVYLMDDTISIYELAKRNSGFTRCEFQKRMPIMLPNQEIFVSKKPDYYKSEDFYIGARLNLNNFIFEMISADIYALRYMELHCDKFPKANAKLILEKIRAALKPVYKEFIQLYTTEKLNEDEDQILPYEKLREILLQYLKNDITEHEMITIARHYSSHEKKEFHTREFIRQLIHTELIRTLWNDLDRLEEDLHNCDRGRTGFLSRDRVYITLRGCKIPIDIELLNSMLDHIHTNENGKLDYNDMLRFMNVKIDPLPPALPINIKSALWWASEKQPDCGAGIIWCAFIKDLDIKIEETDETEKPQELQNIR; encoded by the exons ATGCAGCAAAATGCACAACTTCCATGTCTTCCaggatttaatttcgatacaAAC atTGGTCGAACGAACTTTTgtagaaatcaatttttcactaAGATTCATgatggaatttattatttatcagaaAAGTTTGATAAAACCGATCCTGTTCGTTTTCCATCAATTTATGCTCGTGGAGAAGCTCATGAATTACCTTCTTGGATTGCCTATGATGGccaa AGGTTGATGTTTAAAGcattttttcaagaatcgGTTCATGAGAGAAATACAGCTTATCAAGTACGCGTAGTAAATATTAGTTTCTTCTTGGAGGATGgaacaatgaaaatttctgaACCTTCCGTGATTAATAGTGGTCTTGAGCAAG gtgtTTTATTAAGAAGGCAGAGAATTCCAATGCCTGATCCAGTAAGATATAGATTCTacgatattattgatttaaatatcggCAAAGAACCGGAAATATTTGGAagagtatataaaattgtagacTGCGATAAATTTAcaagacaatttttaaatcgtatgGGAATTCCAGTTCCAGATCCTATAGAAATACCAAAAGATCCCCATATGGAACTTCATAAACAG GAAAGATTTCCAAAGAATCCAAAGCGGACGGTTGATACTCTCggcgattttttaaaatacgataGACAAGTACTTCGATTTTATGGTTATTGGGATGACACGGATAGTCTTTATGGAATTGTCCATGATcttgaaattcattattttctttgcgACAACACAATGGAGATTAAAGAGAACGTGCCAGAGAATTCTGGACGAGATACCGGTCTTATGTTTCTGCGACGTATGAAAGTGCCTAAA TTTTTTAGTGAACTCGATCCAATTGGAACGAACGATCTTTTCTCCGTTCTGAATGTGTTGGGAGAGGACATGATTCACGGTTACTATACGATAGATCCATTGAACactggaaaaattaatagagagtattataaagaaaatgagcTTAGCATTGgtgcaaaaataaatgtttttggtaaaaaaattatcataacagATATGGATGCTTTTACGAAGGAATTTtacag gaAGAAATATGGTTTGAACGAATTTACGCCTATGGAAAGACCTCGAAAACGTGATgagatttgcataaaaatggaaaaatatattccaccTTATAATGGTTTCGGCAGCTACGAAGATTCTCTCGGAAATTGTTTTGCTATGATACCACAACCACCGAAAAAAgacatcattaaatttttgcattttgatAA ACAGGGTTTTGACAGTCACGTTTTAAGATTCAGAGCAAAAATGATATCTAATATACCAGAAAACGAAGacagaatatttatcataaggGTTTATCTTATGGATGACACGATCTCCATCTATGAATTGGCGAAAAGAAATTCGG GTTTTACGCGATGCGAATTCCAGAAGAGGATGCCAATAATGTTGCCTAATCAAGAGATATTTGTAAGCAAGAAACCGGATTATTACAAGTCTGAAGATTTCTATATTGGAGCACGTCTTAACttgaacaattttatcttCGAAATGATCTCTGCTGACATTTATGCTCTTCGTTACATGGAGTTACATTGCGATAAg ttTCCAAAAGCTAACGCAAAGTTAATTCTAGAAAAGATACGGGCAGCATTGAAACCAGTTTATAAGGAATTTATACAACTTTATACAACGGAGAAATTAAATGAGGATGAAGATCAAATATTGCCATACGAAAAACTCAG AGAGATCTtgcttcaatatttaaaaaatgatataacagAGCACGAAATGATCACAATTGCTCGACATTACTCGTCTCATGAGAAGAAAGAATTCCACACTCGGGAGTTCATAAG aCAATTAATACATACAGAACTTATACGAACCTTGTGGAACGATCTCGATCGTTTGGAAGAAGATTTGCACAATTGCGACAGAGGGAGAACTGGATTTTTATCACGCGATAGAGTGTATATTACTCTTCGTGGTTGTAAGATTCCAATTGACATAGAACTTCTAAATTCTATGCTTGACCA caTTCATACGAACGAGAATGGGAAATTGGATTATAATGACATGCTTAGATTTATGAATGTAAAAATAGATCCTCTTCCTCCGGCCCTACCGATAAACATCAAG tcgGCTCTTTGGTGGGCATCGGAAAAGCAACCGGATTGCGGGGCTGGTATAATATGGTGTGCATTTATAAAGGATTTAGATATCAAAATAGAAGAAACGGATGAAACGGAAAAACCTCAAGAACTGCAAAATATACGAtag
- the LOC107997858 gene encoding arylsulfatase B isoform X2 has translation MQGYPLKAGEPRAIPLNNTLLPEYLRKLGYATHLVGKWHVGYYSDYHTPTRRGFDTFFGYYSGYISYFNHTIKQDNHTGYDLHYDNSKNFSVNYNFEYTTDLITERAENIIKNHDREKPLYLQLSHLAAHSSDAKEVMEVRDEQEMNATLEYIEDYNRRKFAGVVTAMDESVGRVIKALEQSSMLENSIIVFISDNGAQTEGLLENYGSNYPLRGLKFTLFEGGIRGVACVYSRLIQNSSRISNELMHITDWLPTFYSAAGGNLENLEENMDGVDQWDTIVSGRESKRGNVLLNIDEVKDVSSALIGKYKLINGKNIQYSDYYGDNGTSMSYPEYNVSSVLHSIVGSTIFHTTNFTLNIEDVIKLRNKAMVVCNNFTSYPKCVDKCLFDIYNDPCETTDLSDEHPEIVKKLNYFIAEYEKVLLYQTNAPVDPRSYPENFNGTWMPWIQLSPNEIPIFY, from the exons GTGGCACGTTGGCTATTATAGTGATTATCACACACCAACTCGTCGTGGTTTCGACACGTTCTTTGGATATTATAGTGGTTACATCTCATACTTTAATCATACTATTAAACAAGAT aaTCACACTGGATACGATTTGCATTACGACAATTCAAAGAATTTCTCCGTCAATTACAATTTCGAGTACACAACCGATCTTATTACAGAAAGAgccgaaaatataattaagaatcatGATCGAGAGAAACCTCTTTATCTTCAATTATCCCATTTGGCTGCTCATTCTAGCGATGCAAAAGAGGTTATGGAAGTTCGCGATGAGCAAGAAATGAATGCCACTTTAGAATACATCGAAGATTATAATAGGAGAAAATTTGCGG GCGTGGTTACCGCGATGGACGAATCCGTTGGCAGAGTGATTAAGGCGCTGGAACAATCGAGTATGttggaaaattcaattatcgtttttatatctGATAATGGCGCGCAAACTGAAGGATTATTGGAGAATTATGGGTCAAACTATCCATTGCGTGGG ttgAAATTTACACTTTTCGAGGGTGGAATTCGTGGTGTAGCATGCGTTTATTCGAGATTAATACAGAATTCCTCGAGAATTTCCAATGAATTGATGCACATAACCGATTGGCTGCCGACGTTTTATTCAGCAGCTGGAGGTAATCTGGAGAATCTGGAGGAAAATATGGACGGTGTCGATCAATGGGATACGATTGTCTCTGGAAGAGAATCAAAGCGCGGAAACGTGTTGTTGAACATCGACGAAGTGAAAGATGTTTCTAGCGCGTTGATaggaaaatacaaattaattaacg gaaaaaatattcaatatagtgACTACTATGGCGATAACGGTACGAGTATGTCATATCCCGAGTACAATGTATCGAGCGTTTTACATTCAATTGTCGgttctacaatttttcataCGACAAATTTCACGTTAAATATCGAGGACGTAATTAAGCTTCGAAACAAGGCAATGGttgtttgtaataatttcacgAGTTATCCGAAATGTGTGGACAAATGTTTATTTGACATTTACAACGATCCTTGTGAAACGACAGATTTGTCCGACGAACATCCTGAA ATTgtcaagaaattaaattattttatcgcggAATacgaaaaagttttattatatcaaacgAACGCTCCCGTGGATCCACGTTCTTATCCTGAAAATTTCAATGGGACATGGATGCCTTGGATACAATTATCCCCAAATGAAATcccaattttttattga
- the LOC107997859 gene encoding protein Wnt-11b-like, whose product MKMTIIKRSSAKAWLLLLLLLIHDGRCIKWLALGRTEDGYTWTREACTSAKNSGLLERKQARACRATPDVMPSLVQAARDTSTVCQQTFRHRRWNCSSIERAPDYTPELLTGTREQAFVYAMSAAAAVWRLARGCALGSLAACSCATPPRREPPSPSALISPSSFTATSVSFGTLSARNSFKWGGCGDDVRSASRMAKRFLQGATPPGTGATAKFMHAVNMHNNRAGRRAVEQSLTLECKCHGVSGSCSVRTCWRGLGSSGPAAAGSRLLRRYATAAEVRPRSGGRLPPLYHHDNLLYTTKSPDYCLPDKKRGSLGTVGRQCNGSSTGYEGCEYLCCSRGHVTRTEEVLERCDCKYISCCYVKCKTCRKVMKTYECK is encoded by the exons ATGAAGATGACGATAATAAAGAGAAGCAGTGCTAAAGCTTGGCTGCTCttgctgctgttgctgatTCACGATGGCAGGTGCATCAAGTGGCT GGCTCTTGGCCGTACCGAAGATGGGTATACATGGACAAGGGAGGCTTGCACAAGCGCGAAAAACTCTGGGCTTTTGGAGAGAAAGCAGGCAAGAGCGTGCAGAGCTACGCCAGATGTGATGCCCAGCTTGGTACAAGCAGCGAGGGATACTTCAACAGTATGTCAGCAAACATTTCGACATCGGAGATGGAATTGTAGTAGCATCGAGCGTGCACCAGATTATACGCCTGAATTACTTACTG GAACCAGGGAACAAGCATTCGTGTATGCAATGTCAGCAGCAGCTGCAGTTTGGAGGTTAGCGAGAGGATGCGCTCTGGGCAGTCTTGCAGCATGTTCCTGTGCCACACCACCACGAAGGGAGCCTCCATCACCTTCTGCCTTGATCTCACCTTCATCTTTCACTGCGACATCTGTCTCCTTTGGAACGTTGTCTGCCAGAAACTCTTTCAAATGGGGCGGTTGCGGCGATGACGTTAGATCGGCGTCCAGAATGGCCAAGAGGTTTCTCCAAGGCGCAACGCCTCCAGGCACAGGTGCAACCGCGAAGTTTATGCACGCTGTTAACATGCACAACAACCGAGCGGGTCGAAGg GCAGTGGAACAATCCTTAACCCTTGAATGTAAGTGTCACGGAGTGTCTGGATCATGCAGTGTACGTACCTGTTGGAGAGGGCTTGGTTCTTCGGGACCGGCAGCAGCAGGAAGTCGTTTGCTTCGAAGATATGCAACTGCAGCAGAAGTACGACCAAGGTCAGGAGGCAGATTACCACCCTTATATCATCAcgataatctattatatactaCAAAAAGTCCAGATTATTGTCTCCCCGACAAGAAAAGAGGAAGTCTTGGAACTGTTGGCAg aCAATGTAACGGCAGCAGTACCGGATACGAAGGTTGCGAGTATCTCTGTTGCAGCCGGGGACACGTGACGAGAACGGAAGAGGTTTTGGAGAGATGCGATTGCAAATATATCAGTTGCTGTTACGTAAAGTGTAAAACGTGCAGAAAAGTTATGAAAACGTACGAATGCAAATAA
- the LOC107997861 gene encoding EF-hand domain-containing family member C2-like isoform X2, translating into MPDPVRYRFYDIIDLNIGKEPEIFGRVYKIVDCDKFTRQFLNRMGIPVPDPIEIPKDPHMELHKQERFPKNPKRTVDTLGDFLKYDRQVLRFYGYWDDTDSLYGIVHDLEIHYFLCDNTMEIKENVPENSGRDTGLMFLRRMKVPKFFSELDPIGTNDLFSVLNVLGEDMIHGYYTIDPLNTGKINREYYKENELSIGAKINVFGKKIIITDMDAFTKEFYRKKYGLNEFTPMERPRKRDEICIKMEKYIPPYNGFGSYEDSLGNCFAMIPQPPKKDIIKFLHFDKQGFDSHVLRFRAKMISNIPENEDRIFIIRVYLMDDTISIYELAKRNSGFTRCEFQKRMPIMLPNQEIFVSKKPDYYKSEDFYIGARLNLNNFIFEMISADIYALRYMELHCDKFPKANAKLILEKIRAALKPVYKEFIQLYTTEKLNEDEDQILPYEKLREILLQYLKNDITEHEMITIARHYSSHEKKEFHTREFIRQLIHTELIRTLWNDLDRLEEDLHNCDRGRTGFLSRDRVYITLRGCKIPIDIELLNSMLDHIHTNENGKLDYNDMLRFMNVKIDPLPPALPINIKSALWWASEKQPDCGAGIIWCAFIKDLDIKIEETDETEKPQELQNIR; encoded by the exons ATGCCTGATCCAGTAAGATATAGATTCTacgatattattgatttaaatatcggCAAAGAACCGGAAATATTTGGAagagtatataaaattgtagacTGCGATAAATTTAcaagacaatttttaaatcgtatgGGAATTCCAGTTCCAGATCCTATAGAAATACCAAAAGATCCCCATATGGAACTTCATAAACAG GAAAGATTTCCAAAGAATCCAAAGCGGACGGTTGATACTCTCggcgattttttaaaatacgataGACAAGTACTTCGATTTTATGGTTATTGGGATGACACGGATAGTCTTTATGGAATTGTCCATGATcttgaaattcattattttctttgcgACAACACAATGGAGATTAAAGAGAACGTGCCAGAGAATTCTGGACGAGATACCGGTCTTATGTTTCTGCGACGTATGAAAGTGCCTAAA TTTTTTAGTGAACTCGATCCAATTGGAACGAACGATCTTTTCTCCGTTCTGAATGTGTTGGGAGAGGACATGATTCACGGTTACTATACGATAGATCCATTGAACactggaaaaattaatagagagtattataaagaaaatgagcTTAGCATTGgtgcaaaaataaatgtttttggtaaaaaaattatcataacagATATGGATGCTTTTACGAAGGAATTTtacag gaAGAAATATGGTTTGAACGAATTTACGCCTATGGAAAGACCTCGAAAACGTGATgagatttgcataaaaatggaaaaatatattccaccTTATAATGGTTTCGGCAGCTACGAAGATTCTCTCGGAAATTGTTTTGCTATGATACCACAACCACCGAAAAAAgacatcattaaatttttgcattttgatAA ACAGGGTTTTGACAGTCACGTTTTAAGATTCAGAGCAAAAATGATATCTAATATACCAGAAAACGAAGacagaatatttatcataaggGTTTATCTTATGGATGACACGATCTCCATCTATGAATTGGCGAAAAGAAATTCGG GTTTTACGCGATGCGAATTCCAGAAGAGGATGCCAATAATGTTGCCTAATCAAGAGATATTTGTAAGCAAGAAACCGGATTATTACAAGTCTGAAGATTTCTATATTGGAGCACGTCTTAACttgaacaattttatcttCGAAATGATCTCTGCTGACATTTATGCTCTTCGTTACATGGAGTTACATTGCGATAAg ttTCCAAAAGCTAACGCAAAGTTAATTCTAGAAAAGATACGGGCAGCATTGAAACCAGTTTATAAGGAATTTATACAACTTTATACAACGGAGAAATTAAATGAGGATGAAGATCAAATATTGCCATACGAAAAACTCAG AGAGATCTtgcttcaatatttaaaaaatgatataacagAGCACGAAATGATCACAATTGCTCGACATTACTCGTCTCATGAGAAGAAAGAATTCCACACTCGGGAGTTCATAAG aCAATTAATACATACAGAACTTATACGAACCTTGTGGAACGATCTCGATCGTTTGGAAGAAGATTTGCACAATTGCGACAGAGGGAGAACTGGATTTTTATCACGCGATAGAGTGTATATTACTCTTCGTGGTTGTAAGATTCCAATTGACATAGAACTTCTAAATTCTATGCTTGACCA caTTCATACGAACGAGAATGGGAAATTGGATTATAATGACATGCTTAGATTTATGAATGTAAAAATAGATCCTCTTCCTCCGGCCCTACCGATAAACATCAAG tcgGCTCTTTGGTGGGCATCGGAAAAGCAACCGGATTGCGGGGCTGGTATAATATGGTGTGCATTTATAAAGGATTTAGATATCAAAATAGAAGAAACGGATGAAACGGAAAAACCTCAAGAACTGCAAAATATACGAtag